A part of Parvimonas micra genomic DNA contains:
- a CDS encoding epoxyqueuosine reductase QueH, producing MKENYQLLLDNIIKENEKNNYAPTLLLHSCCGPCSSYCLEYLSNYFRITIFYYNPNIYPKEEYFFRVEEQRKLIEKMNGKYPINMVVGKYDVDRFYKTVKGMEKMREGSIRCHSCYELRLREAALLAKAENFDYFTTTLTISPYKNSQVLNEIGQKVAKEIGVKHLPSDFKKRNGYKRSVELSLMFGMYRQDYCGCIFSKMEREEFKKLKESS from the coding sequence ATGAAAGAGAATTATCAATTGCTGTTAGACAATATAATTAAAGAAAACGAAAAAAACAACTATGCTCCGACTCTTCTACTACATTCATGTTGTGGACCTTGTAGCAGTTATTGCCTTGAGTATTTGTCTAATTATTTTAGAATTACAATTTTTTATTATAATCCTAATATTTATCCTAAAGAAGAGTATTTTTTTAGAGTTGAAGAACAGAGAAAATTGATTGAAAAGATGAATGGAAAATATCCGATAAATATGGTAGTTGGGAAATATGATGTTGATAGATTTTATAAAACTGTAAAAGGAATGGAAAAGATGAGAGAAGGTTCTATTCGTTGTCATAGTTGTTATGAATTAAGATTAAGAGAGGCAGCTTTATTGGCAAAAGCCGAAAATTTCGACTATTTTACTACGACACTTACAATAAGTCCTTATAAAAATTCACAAGTTTTAAATGAAATTGGGCAAAAAGTTGCTAAAGAAATAGGCGTAAAACATCTTCCATCAGATTTTAAAAAGAGAAATGGATATAAAAGGAGTGTTGAACTTTCCTTAATGTTTGGAATGTATAGACAAGATTACTGTGGTTGTATATTTTCTAAAATGGAAAGAGAAGAATTTAAAAAATTGAAGGAGAGCTCATAG
- the murI gene encoding glutamate racemase, with product MDNRSIGVFDSGIGGLTVVKELTKILPNEKIVYFGDTARVPYGTRSEETIKRFSKECIEFLNQKDIKALIIACNTVSAVALEMLKELFDIYILGVIIPGSKMASYVTKNKKIGVIGTNATVLSGAYEKCIKSENSENIVYSKACPLFVPIVEEGLSNTEIALETAKYYLNELINQDVDTIVMGCTHYPILENTIKAVVGKDISLVNPAKETANEMKKYLEFNNLLNEESENIKNNIFYITDDENKFKKNLLDFIKIDSPNIKKIYLK from the coding sequence ATGGATAATAGATCAATAGGAGTTTTTGATTCCGGAATAGGAGGGCTTACTGTTGTCAAGGAATTGACGAAAATTCTACCAAATGAAAAAATAGTTTATTTTGGAGATACCGCCAGAGTTCCCTATGGAACCAGAAGTGAAGAGACAATTAAAAGATTTTCTAAAGAATGTATTGAATTTTTGAATCAAAAAGATATAAAAGCCTTAATTATAGCTTGTAATACTGTTTCTGCAGTTGCACTTGAAATGCTTAAAGAGTTATTTGATATATACATATTGGGTGTAATTATTCCCGGAAGCAAAATGGCAAGTTATGTTACAAAAAACAAAAAAATAGGAGTAATAGGTACAAATGCGACAGTTTTAAGTGGAGCTTATGAAAAATGTATAAAGAGTGAGAATTCTGAGAATATAGTTTATTCAAAAGCGTGTCCGTTATTTGTTCCAATAGTGGAAGAAGGATTATCAAACACTGAGATAGCATTGGAAACGGCAAAATATTATTTGAATGAATTAATAAATCAAGATGTAGATACTATTGTCATGGGTTGTACTCATTATCCTATATTAGAAAATACAATAAAGGCAGTAGTTGGCAAAGATATAAGTTTAGTGAATCCGGCAAAAGAAACTGCCAATGAAATGAAAAAATATTTAGAGTTTAATAATTTATTAAATGAAGAATCTGAAAACATTAAAAATAATATATTTTATATAACAGATGACGAGAATAAATTTAAGAAAAATTTGCTAGATTTTATAAAAATTGATAGTCCGAATATAAAAAAAATATATTTAAAATAA
- the ispE gene encoding 4-(cytidine 5'-diphospho)-2-C-methyl-D-erythritol kinase, whose translation MKKKSYAKINLILDVIEKRQDGYHNIDGIMQMIDLYDEVEVKISDKFEITSNSKDIPLDEKNLVYKVYKALKEKYKFNERFSILIEKNIPVSAGIAGGSTNSAVVIEMIDEILGLNMSLDDKKQIGKSVGADIPYLLVGKTARTRGIGDELEILDSLPTTDILIVNNGVEIATPYVYSNIVPSGNSDRIDKLINVYKNKNYDEFFKGLYNVMEKVSISYCPEIQNIKDKMYEFNCIKSLMSGSGPTVFGIFNDDKDIKKAYDYFKKIYKNTFIVKTMER comes from the coding sequence ATGAAAAAAAAATCTTATGCAAAAATAAATTTAATTTTAGACGTAATAGAAAAAAGGCAGGATGGATATCATAATATAGATGGAATTATGCAGATGATAGATTTGTACGATGAGGTAGAAGTTAAGATTTCCGATAAATTCGAAATTACTTCCAATTCCAAAGATATTCCTTTAGATGAGAAAAATTTGGTTTATAAAGTTTATAAGGCTTTGAAAGAAAAATATAAATTTAATGAAAGATTTTCAATACTTATTGAAAAAAATATACCGGTTTCTGCAGGTATTGCAGGTGGTAGTACAAATTCAGCTGTTGTTATAGAAATGATTGATGAAATTTTAGGATTAAATATGAGCTTAGATGATAAAAAGCAAATAGGTAAAAGTGTTGGTGCAGATATTCCATATTTACTTGTCGGAAAAACTGCGAGAACTAGAGGAATAGGAGACGAACTTGAAATTTTAGATAGTTTGCCAACTACAGATATTTTGATTGTTAATAACGGTGTTGAAATTGCTACGCCATATGTTTATTCAAATATAGTTCCCAGCGGAAATAGTGATAGAATTGATAAACTTATTAATGTATATAAGAATAAAAATTATGACGAATTTTTTAAAGGTTTATATAATGTAATGGAAAAAGTGTCAATTTCATATTGTCCTGAAATTCAAAACATAAAAGATAAGATGTATGAATTTAATTGTATAAAATCTCTTATGAGTGGTTCAGGGCCAACTGTATTTGGGATTTTCAACGATGATAAGGACATAAAAAAAGCTTATGATTATTTTAAGAAAATTTATAAAAATACTTTTATAGTAAAAACAATGGAGAGATAG